Genomic DNA from Paenibacillus borealis:
GCTGGCCTGGCGCAAAGATTACACCCTCTCTCCGTTACAGAAGGCTTTTGCCGGAATGGCTGGTGGTGTCGGAATACAGGAGGAGAATTAGCGCGATGGCCTGGAAAGAATGCGCAGTGAGAAGCTTATGGTAGTTTCATCCCTGTGTATAGTTGGTCTTCCGGGCGGCTGGTGCTGTAGCAGGAATTTCTCGATTCATCCGTTATCCAGAGCAGAAATCTGGTGACTTTATATAAAATCCTGCCCATAATACAACATTCCCCTCATCCTATCGGCCCAAATCCAAATTTGTTGTAAAAAAGGCAGCATTTTTCCTTTTCCAAGCGGCCTAGCAGGATTATTCATGTATTTCATACAACAATCCTTCTAAACACATCGATATCCATACACCAAAGTTGTAAAACGTACAACACTTCACTCTCAAGTACGTACTTTGAAGTCTCCATTCTGCCGTAACGATTCAAATGCACAGAACTGAAATTTACATTTCCATAACAAAACGGTATCCCTTAGCGCACGAACGTAACCGCGCTTCAAGAGATACCGTTTATTGAAATATAGAATCCATACCACTTTGTTTATTATCTTTTTCCCGCAACCAGGGTGAAGGTCTTGGGGATTCCCTTATCATATACATCTGACGACAGGTTGGGCTCTTCCACCAGCTCCTGAATAACAAGTCCGCTGGCCGCAGCAGCCGTTACAATCTCGCCGAGTGTCCAGCGCCGCCAGGAGACCACATTAGGTTTGTCTGAACCCGCTGCTTCTCCGGAAGAAGGCATATACTTGGAGTAGGACACCTGCTTCTCTTCCAATGCCGTATCGAAATAATCCCCGCTCACCTTATGCTTGCGCACCTTGGCGGTTGAACCCTTGGAGGAGATCAGCTTGGTCGTTACCGGGTGGAAATCCCGCAGTACGAACTTCCCTCCGGGTGCCAGCAGCTTGTATGCCGTAGTCATAAACGGAGTCAGGTCGGTAAAATAGTGGACAATCCCCATTTCCGCAAATACCAGGTCATACGTGCTGTCCAGTACAGCTTCAGGCAGTTCCAGTACATCTGAGACGATATAATTCAGCTGCACACCGGCTTCCTGCGCCAATTCAGCAGCATACCGCGCATTAGCCTCGGAGAAATCGGCAACGGTGACTTCCGCCCCCAGCAGCCCCAGCGCTACCGCCTTCATGCCGTTGGAACCCATCAGGTTCATAATCTTGCGGCCCTGCACTTCTCCCAGATAGGCATTAAGCGGGAACAGCTTCCCTGCCGGATCTTTGGCCAGTTTACCTGCTGCCTCTGCAGGGGTTCCAAACCGGCTTGTCCAAGCCGCATAAGTATCCTCATTCCACAGCTCTTCGCTGGAAGGAGCAGCCTCACCGTTTAGACCTGCCGGTCCGTTCTGATCTTGTTCATTCATTGCTTTCGTTGCCCCTTTATATGTGTTCTGAAAAAATAATGTCATCGGTCTGCCTGTATGACGCTTATTATGATGCGTTCGGCAGACTGTCCTGAAGCTTGAGCGCCTTCCTGCGTCCGGAATACAAATAGACTCCAAGGCCGGCCATGACCAGCACGCCTCCTGCCCACTGCAGACCGCTCAGCTGTTCACCCAGCAGCAGGAAAGCGAGAATACTCGCGCCGACCGGCTCTCCGAGAATATTCATTGAGACTGTAGTCGCAGACGCATACTGCAGCAGCCAGTTAAACAGAATATGGCCGAATACGGTCGGCACCACTGCCAGCAGTACAAAAATGCCCCATTCCCGGGCCGGATAATTGAAGAAAGGCGTACTTGTTACCAGATTGTAAACGGCAAATACGATAGCCGCAGAGATGAATACAATCAGGCTGTACAAGTACGAAGGCATACGCGCCACCAGCTTCTGACCGATCAACAGATGCGCCGCTACAGCAACGGTTCCGCCCACAGACAGCATATCACCCTTCAGGTTCTCGGCGGACAGCCCGATGTCGCCCCAGCCGATAAAAACTACCCCAAAGATTGCAATAGCCATCCCCAATATGGCAGAGGCGCTGTTTCGCTCTTTATACAGTATGTACGCACCGAGCATAATGAATAACGGCTCCAGGGCCATGATCATCGTCGAGCTGGCCACGGAAGTGTAATTCAGCGAGCCCATCCAGAGCAGGAAATGAAGGGCCAGCATCACACCGGAAGCCCCCAGCAGCAGCCAATCCTTCAGGCGCAGGGCACAAGCTGCCCCGCTGTAAGGACGCGCGAACGGCAGCATCAGGAGCGAGGTGAACAGCAGCCGGTACATCCCCTGAACGGACACCGGAGCAGACGACCATTTAATGAAGATAGAAGAAAAGGATATGGCCACAATTCCGATTACCATCAGCAGAGGAACGGGAACGGGCGGTTTTTTGGGATTCATAGCGGGATGCCCCTTCGTGTTTGTGTAAGACTCATTATGTTAATTTAACGCAAATTACAGAAAAAAGCAGCAGTTTTTCATTAATAAAGGCATGAACTCCGTCTTCCGGCGGATTCCATGCCTTATATGAGCCTATATCCCGTGCTAACAAGCAGCTTCGGTTACGGCTTAAGTACAACCTTGATACAGTCTTCTTCCTTCTCCTGAAATACCTTGTACCCGTGCTCCGCTCTGCTGATCGGCAGCCGGTGGGTGATGATATCTGTGGGATCGAACTTATTCTCCTTAATCATTCTATACAATGCCGGCATGTAATGAATGACCGGAGCCTGGCCCATCTTCAGTGTGATATTGCGCTCAAAGAGCTGCCCCAGCGGGAACAAATTATAGTTCAAGCCGTAGACTCCTACGAGCTGGATCGTGCCGAACTTGCGGACCACTTCAGTGGCAATGCGGAATGCACCCAGTGAACCGCCCTGCAGCATTAAGGCTGTCTCCACCTTTTCTGCCACCGTCTTCTTCGCATCAAGGCCTACACAATCAATGACCACATCCGCCCCGCCGCGCGTAATCTCCTTCATGTGCTTCTCGAACTCTTTAATTTTCTCGAAATTAAAAATTTCCACATTATTCGTCTGCTTCGCATGCTGCAGCCGGTAAGGAACATGGTCTACAGCTATCACACGGGATGCGCCTTTCATCCAGGCGAACTTCTGTGTCAGCAGGCCTACCGGCCCGCAGCCAAGCACGATTACGGTATCCCCGGGCTTCACACCGGCATTCTCTACCCCCCACCAGGCGGTAGGAACAATATCCGAGAGGAACAGCAGCTTCTCGTCCTCCATTTCGGCATCCTCCGGAACGACAAAAGGACCGAAATTACCGTACGGTACCCGCAGCAGTTCGGCCTGTCCTCCGGCAAAACCGCCGTAAGTATCGGAATATCCCAGATACCCGCCGGTATCCTTGGCATCGTTCGCGTGGTCACACTGGCTCTCCATCTCATGCTGGCAGAAGAAGCATTGGCCGCAGGCTACATTAAAAGGAATAATAACACGGTCGCCCTTCTTCACCCTGGTAACCTCCGGTCCTACATCTTCTACAATTCCCATGGGCTCATGCCCGATAATGTAATCATCATGCATTCCGGGAAGTTCTCCATTATAGATATGCAGGTCCGATCCGCAAATGGCAGTTGAGGTAACACGTATTAGGATGTCATCCTTCTTCTCAAGCCGCGCATCGGCGACTTCCTTAACTTCGACTTTCTTCTTACCCTGGTAGGTTACTGCCTTCATGTTGAGCGTCACTCCTTCAGAAGTAGGGTTATGGACATAGCCGGCTGTACAATTCAAGCTACACTATGTTATAACCCTAAATCCTCCGGCTTTATCCGTGCAGCAGCGGAGAATACATCATAAGCGCATGGTTCTCGGCGATGGCCTCATCACCCGCCAGCTCCCCTGTATGGGTAAGCACCCTGCGGCGGATGGCGTTGCTGCGTACGTACCCTCCCCACGGCTCCAGCCGGATTACATGGCCGTCTTCATAGACCTCATAATTGTAGAGCTGCCGGCTGTCACAACGCCACTCCCCGTGCAGGTGAGTCTCATCCAGATGCAGCTTCAGCTGGTATGCATACTCCGTATCATTTCTAAGCTGCAGATCCAGATAGTTATAGGAACAGGTTGCCCCGCTGCCAAAAGGCTGGGTCCGCTGCTCATCAGGAAAAACATCATAGCTGTGCCGGTGCCGTTCAGTAACCGTGAGCGGTGTATGCAGCGCCATCCAGTAGATCAGATTCGATAATTGGCAGAGTCCGCCTCCCGTTCCGGAACGGAAACCGCCATAATGCAGTACCATGCCATCCAGATACCCTTTCCTGCGGGTCGGCTTGCCGATACTCCGCCAATAGGAGAAAGTCTCGCCGGGGCGTATTACAAGCCCGTCCAGCTTGGCAACAGCCAGGCGCAGATTCGTTATTTTATTGTATTGAAGCTGCATATCGACATTGCGCAGGCTCCGAAGCAGGGGGGTGGCATGGCTGGCCGCCTCATAAGGCAGAGCTTCCGGGTGAAGTTCCTTGGCGAGTACACCTGGTGCTGTGATCCATTTCCAATATCTTTTCCAGATAAAATAGCGCTTGCCTGCGAATAATCTCAGTCTGGAGCGGCGGATGGGCTTCATTGCGGAAATCACCGGATTCATCGG
This window encodes:
- a CDS encoding class I SAM-dependent methyltransferase, yielding MNEQDQNGPAGLNGEAAPSSEELWNEDTYAAWTSRFGTPAEAAGKLAKDPAGKLFPLNAYLGEVQGRKIMNLMGSNGMKAVALGLLGAEVTVADFSEANARYAAELAQEAGVQLNYIVSDVLELPEAVLDSTYDLVFAEMGIVHYFTDLTPFMTTAYKLLAPGGKFVLRDFHPVTTKLISSKGSTAKVRKHKVSGDYFDTALEEKQVSYSKYMPSSGEAAGSDKPNVVSWRRWTLGEIVTAAAASGLVIQELVEEPNLSSDVYDKGIPKTFTLVAGKR
- a CDS encoding DMT family transporter, with translation MNPKKPPVPVPLLMVIGIVAISFSSIFIKWSSAPVSVQGMYRLLFTSLLMLPFARPYSGAACALRLKDWLLLGASGVMLALHFLLWMGSLNYTSVASSTMIMALEPLFIMLGAYILYKERNSASAILGMAIAIFGVVFIGWGDIGLSAENLKGDMLSVGGTVAVAAHLLIGQKLVARMPSYLYSLIVFISAAIVFAVYNLVTSTPFFNYPAREWGIFVLLAVVPTVFGHILFNWLLQYASATTVSMNILGEPVGASILAFLLLGEQLSGLQWAGGVLVMAGLGVYLYSGRRKALKLQDSLPNAS
- a CDS encoding VanW family protein is translated as MNPVISAMKPIRRSRLRLFAGKRYFIWKRYWKWITAPGVLAKELHPEALPYEAASHATPLLRSLRNVDMQLQYNKITNLRLAVAKLDGLVIRPGETFSYWRSIGKPTRRKGYLDGMVLHYGGFRSGTGGGLCQLSNLIYWMALHTPLTVTERHRHSYDVFPDEQRTQPFGSGATCSYNYLDLQLRNDTEYAYQLKLHLDETHLHGEWRCDSRQLYNYEVYEDGHVIRLEPWGGYVRSNAIRRRVLTHTGELAGDEAIAENHALMMYSPLLHG
- a CDS encoding zinc-dependent alcohol dehydrogenase, with translation MKAVTYQGKKKVEVKEVADARLEKKDDILIRVTSTAICGSDLHIYNGELPGMHDDYIIGHEPMGIVEDVGPEVTRVKKGDRVIIPFNVACGQCFFCQHEMESQCDHANDAKDTGGYLGYSDTYGGFAGGQAELLRVPYGNFGPFVVPEDAEMEDEKLLFLSDIVPTAWWGVENAGVKPGDTVIVLGCGPVGLLTQKFAWMKGASRVIAVDHVPYRLQHAKQTNNVEIFNFEKIKEFEKHMKEITRGGADVVIDCVGLDAKKTVAEKVETALMLQGGSLGAFRIATEVVRKFGTIQLVGVYGLNYNLFPLGQLFERNITLKMGQAPVIHYMPALYRMIKENKFDPTDIITHRLPISRAEHGYKVFQEKEEDCIKVVLKP